Proteins from one Doryrhamphus excisus isolate RoL2022-K1 chromosome 19, RoL_Dexc_1.0, whole genome shotgun sequence genomic window:
- the naa25 gene encoding N-alpha-acetyltransferase 25, NatB auxiliary subunit has product MRALFPQQVNSTMAARGHVQDPNDRRLRPIYDYLDNGNNKMAIQQADKLLKKHKDLHCAKVLKAIGLQRTGKQDEAFSLAQEVTSLEPTDDNSLQALTILYREMHRPELVTKLYEAAVKKVPLSEEYHSHLFMAYARIGEYKKMQQAGMALYKIVPKNPYYFWSVMSLVMQAISAQDEKLSQTMFLPLAERMVEKMVKEDKIEAEAEVQLYFMILERLGKCEEALDVIKGPLGEKLTSELQSRESKCMMLYRRLQRWPECNALAHKLLLKNPDDWQFYLAYFDSLFHLMDQSWSPSDEGEHCSEGAVHYTVNDVVRFVEDRIKGEEGKDSRSLRGPFLARLELMHRLRERGCPEESLLGDPLELMVQFFGKYGDKPCCITDLSIYLHLLSNDQHVQFINRLSEAAPLGQPGPEGFAFPDDTKALQRHLCLCQLSRALGLHHALDAAGKLRLITELKAHYRHGLKFGKNALKTELQFSDMYCLMAAHVYVDLWTESRDEDMVWQCLGLLQEGLSNSPSNAQFKLLLLLLYCRLGAFEPVVDLYASLDAKHVQHDTIGFLLTRYAESLGQFAAASQACNFSLRFFHSNQKDTSEYIIQAYKYGAFEKIPEFIALRNRLNQSLHFAQVRTERMLLDLFLEADIVLSLEESVKAMCLSAEEDDIPWDNMRDNRDLTVFTCWDPKERRLNDEHRQRSLEEECVWLRIRSLTLRLLAAMAALGHKPSPQNSELATENGVGDKVSSLGGLLAQLNQTLQTAAQLAERCTQYPFLGPPSTRLATALSSGSCQCQAAALQLSAHIHELDGAGIDESSELQTQMCNTFKSLAVQLQEMLTKCKGDLLEMKEGKLKTRPPLLENLIFFVETVCVVFWVASYCAKILRPLKTSLQKKKKKKKDASIVQPAVMCGFQELTASLQDLLAQALEHIKGQEVVITAIKMSTLSLEGSTQEEWSFTKAAMDKLQSSHLRSLQEAGDLLKKRVETLKNLKI; this is encoded by the exons ATGCGTGCACTCTTCCCACAGCAGGTAAACTCCACCATGGCGGCGAGAGGCCATGTGCAAGACCCCAATGACCGGAGACTCAGACCCATATATG ATTACCTTGATAATGGCAACAACAAGATGGCCATACAGCAGGCTGATAAACTGCTGAAGAAACACAAAGACCTGCACTGTGCTAAG GTGTTAAAGGCCATCGGCCTCCAGAGGACAGGAAAGCAGGATGAAGCCTTCTCGTTGGCCCAGGAGGTCACCTCTCTGGAACCCACCGACGACAACTCTTTACAAGCCCTCACCATCCTCTACAGAGAGATGCATCGCC CCGAGTTGGTCACCAAGCTCTACGAAGCTGCCGTCAAGAAGGTTCCGCTGAGCGAGGAGTACCACTCGCACCTTTTCATGGCGTACGCTCGCATCGGGGAGTACAAGAAGATGCAGCAG GCGGGAATGGCCTTGTATAAAATTGTTCCCAAGAATCCGTACTACTTCTGGTCTGTGATGAGTCTGGTAATGCAG GCCATCTCAGCACAAGATGAAAAGCTTTCTCAAACCATGTTCCTGCCACTGGCCGAGCGCATGGTGGAGAAGATGGTCAAAGAGGACAAGATTGAAGCAGAAGCTGAG GTGCAGCTGTACTTTATGATCCTGGAGCGTTTGGGAAAGTGCGAGGAGGCTCTGGATGTTATCAAGGGGCCACTAGGAG AGAAGCTGACCAGCGAGCTTCAGAGTCGAGAGAGCAAGTGTATGATGCTCTACAGGCGACTGCAGCGCTGGCCTGAGTGCAACGCTCTGGCCCACAAGCTGCTGCTGAAAAA TCCTGATGATTGGCAGTTTTACCTGGCCTACTTTGATTCGCTCTTTCACCTCATGGATCAGTCGTGGAGTCCGTCAGACGAGGGAGAACA CTGTTCCGAAGGCGCGGTGCATTACACGGTGAATGATGTGGTGCGGTTTGTGGAGGATCGCATCAAGGGCGAGGAGGGCAAAGACTCCCGCTCCCTGCGGGGTCCTTTCTTGGCCCGTCTGGAGCTGATGCACAGGCTGAGAGAGAGGGGCTGCCCCGAAGAAAGCCTGCTGG GCGATCCTCTAGAGCTGATGGTGCAGTTTTTTGGCAAGTATGGAGACAAGCCTTGCTGCATCACGGACCTGAGCATTTACCTCCACCTGCTCTCTAATGACCAGCATGTGCAG TTCATCAACCGACTGAGCGAGGCCGCCCCACTTGGCCAGCCCGGCCCCGAGGGCTTCGCCTTCCCCGACGACACCAAAGCGCTGCAGAGACATTTGTGCCTGTGTCAGCTGAGCCGAGCGCTCGGCCTTCACCACGCGCTCGACGCCGCCGGAAAGCTGCGACTCATCACGGAGCTGAAGGCGCATTATCGCCACGGTCTCAAGTTTG GCAAGAACGCTCTGAAGACGGAGCTCCAGTTTTCTGACATGTATTGTCTGATGGCGGCTCACGTCTACGTGGACCTGTGGACAGAAAGCA GGGACGAGGACATGGTGTGGCAGTGTTTGGGCCTCCTGCAGGAGGGCTTGTCCAACAGTCCCTCCAATGCTCAGTTcaagctgctgttgctgctcctCTACTGTCGCCTCGGCGCCTTCGAGCCTGTGGTGGACCTCTACGCCAGCCTGGACGCCAAGCACGTGCAGCACGACACCATCGGGTTTCTCCTGACGCGTTACGCCGAGTCATTGGGACAGTTTGCCGCTGCATCCCAAGCCTGCAACTTCTCTCTCAGGTTTTTCCACTCCAACCAGAAAGAT ACCTCAGAGTACATCATCCAGGCGTACAAATACGGCGCCTTTGAGAAGATCCCGGAGTTCATCGCCCTCAGGAACAGGTTGAACCAGTCGCTGCACTTCGCCCAGGTCCGCACAGAGAGGATGCTGCTGGATTTGTTCCTGGAGGCCGACAT TGTGTTGAGTCTGGAGGAGAGTGTGAAGGCCATGTGTTTGTCTGCAGAGGAGGATGACATTCCCTGGGACAACATGAGGGACAACAGAGACCTCACAGTTTTCACCTGCTGGGACCCCAAAGAGCG GCGGTTGAATGATGAGCACCGGCAGCGTTCCCTGGAGGAAGAGTGCGTCTGGCTGAGGATACGCTCTCTCACGCTGCGCCTCCTCGCCGCAATGGCGGCACTGGGACACAAACCCTCGCCACAAAACTCCGAGCTGGCCACTGAGAACGGCGTGGGGGACAAGGTGTCGAGCCTGGGTGGCCTCCTGGCGCAGCTCAACCAGACGTTGCAGACAGCCGCTCAGCTGGCAGAGAGATGCACGCAG TATCCCTTCCTGGGACCCCCCTCTACCCGTCTGGCCACCGCCCTGTCCAGCGGAAGCTGCCAATGTCAGGCGGCGGCACTCCAGCTGTCGGCCCACATACACGAGTTGGACGGCGCGGGAATCG ACGAGTCGTCAGAGCTCCAAACACAGATGTGCAACACCTTCAAGTCACTAGCTGTTCAACTACAAG AAATGCTGACAAAATGCAAAGGAGATTTACTGGAAATGAAAGAAGGCAAATTAAAAACGAGGCCACCTTTATTAGAAAACCTCATCTTTTTCGTGGAG ACGGTGTGCGTTGTCTTTTGGGTTGCTAGCTACTGTGCTAAGATCCTGCGGCCACTCAAGACCAGcctacagaagaagaagaagaagaaaaaggatgCGAGCATTGTTCAG CCGGCAGTCATGTGCGGCTTCCAGGAGCTGACGGCGAGCTTGCAGGACCTGCTGGCCCAGGCCTTGGAGCACATAAAAGGACAGGAAGTTGTAATAACGGCCATCAAAATGTCCACTTTAAGCTTGGAAGGATCCACACAG GAGGAATGGTCGTTTACGAAGGCTGCTATGGACAAGCTGCAGAGCAGTCACCTGCGCTCGCTGCAGGAGGCGGGAGATTTGCTCAAGAAGAGGGTGGAAACGCTAAAGAACCTCAAGATCTGA